One window from the genome of Paramormyrops kingsleyae isolate MSU_618 chromosome 3, PKINGS_0.4, whole genome shotgun sequence encodes:
- the ppfibp1b gene encoding liprin-beta-1b isoform X1, with product MMSDASDMLAAALEQMDGIIAGSKALDYTNGIFDCQSPTSPYMGSLRALHLAEDLRASLEIMGTEERESLRCQIPNSTSEYLMEWLQGPLTNGHISLGGDVYQERLGRLESDKESLILQVSVLTDQVEAQGEKIRDLDLCLEEHREKLNATEEMLQQELLSRTSLETQKLALMAEVSNLNMKLTTMGKDPLEFDDGFRDSEGLIQEISELRYRVKEIEDERLQYEKKLKSTKSLMAKLSSLKIKVGQIQYEKQRKDLKIQALKDDLGTLKRQLENRDVELERLQGEAHFQSTESREGAEKVSPTDESYKKKLKEKHFEVQKMKKAVESLMAANEEKDRKIEELRQSLNRYKKVQDMVMSVQGKKDKLKDGDSDETYSDASASLMASVAAELEKPSSPIFEDMIRKSPDERAPCPDLLHGSPTVYKASSETNVDKVPGVDSTLAVSITQESALCDSLQSEGIAKAGSVDNLDSTEKSKSSDAADTIVSLPPKSPTPTEDESFGSRKARSSFGRGFFKIKGGKRTASAPNLDRGRSASVPTLAETEREGTEHLDLAGIPRRTSDSDSTNTLPSSPEGKKKSKGIKKFFGKLKRSQSTTFNPDDDMSETEFKRGGVRSTAGPRLGWSRDLQNTRNELDTPFARWTKEQVCSWLQEQGLGMYVPQARHWVLSGQTLLQASQQDLEKEMGIKHPLHRKKLQLALQSLGSEEDDNKGKLDYTWVAMWLDDIGLPQYKTQFDEGRVDGRMLHYMTVDDLLSLKVGSVLHHLSIKRAIQVLRLNHFEPNCLRRRPSDENNVTPAEISQWTNHRVMEWLRSVDLAEYAPNLRGSGVHGGLMVLEPRFNVETLALLLNIPPNKTLLRRHLATHFNLLIGREAQQAKQECLEGPDYVLLTATAKVKPRKLTFGTFGRLRSKRHEESEEYICPMDMEMPKGSSFLRGHRIYDDELDRLEQMEDSEGTVRQIGAFSEGINNLTSMLKDDELFKELSACSPGSSMMGEDL from the exons ATGATGTCTGATGCCAGTGATATGTTGGCAGCAGCCTTGGAGCAGATGGATGGGATCATTGCAG GCTCCAAGGCGCTGGATTACACCAATGGCATCTTCGACTGCCAATCGCCAACGTCTCCTTACATGGGCAGCTTGCGTGCGCTACACCTGGCAGAGGACCTGCGGGCATCGCTGGAGATCATGGGCACCGAGGAGCGAGAGAGCCTGCGCTGTCAAATCCCCAACTCCACCTCTGAGTACCTGATGGAGTGGCTGCAGGGACCCCTG ACAAACGGACACATTTCTCTCGGGGGTGATGTCTACCAGGAGAGACTTGGACGATTGGAGAGTGACAAAGAGTCGCTGATCTTGCAG gtgaGTGTGTTGACAGACCAGGTGGAAGCGCAGGGAGAAAAGATCCGGGACTTGGACCTGTGCCTTGAGGAACACCGGGAAAAGCTGAATGCAACAGAGGAAATGCTGCAACAG GAGCTGTTGAGCAGAACCTCTCTGGAGACGCAGAAGTTGGCCCTGATGGCCGAGGTCTCCAACCTGAACATGAAGCTCACCACTATGGGGAAGGACCCGCTGGAATTTGATGATGGGTTCAGGGACAGTGAG GGATTGATCCAGGAAATCAGTGAGCTGAGGTACAGAGTGAAAGAAATTGAGGACGAACGACTGCAATATGAGAAAAAACTGAAATCCACCAAG TCTCTAATGGCTAAACTCTCTAGCCTGAAAATCAAAGTTGGGCAGATACAATatgagaaacagaggaaggacCTCAAAATCCAAGCCCTGAAG GATGACTTGGGAACACTGAAGAGGCAGCTGGAAAACCGAGACGTAGAGCTGGAGAGACTGCAGGGCGAGGCGCACTTCCAATCGACGGAAAGCAGGGAAGGAGCGGAGAAAG TCTCCCCCACAGATGAGTCTTATAAAAAGAAGCTGAAAGAAAAAC ACTTCGAAGTACAGAAAATGAAGAAGGCTGTGGAGTCACTGATGGCGGCGAACGAGGAGAAG GATCGCAAGATCGAGGAGCTACGACAGTCGCTAAATCGCTATAAGAAGGTCCAAGACATGGTGATGTCTGTACAGGGAAAAAAAG ACAAGCTGAAAGATGGGGACAGTGATGAGACCTACAGTGACGCCTCTGCATCTCTGATGGCTtctgtggctgctgagctggaGAAGCCGTCCTCCCCAATTTTTGAGGACATGATCAGAAAAAGCCCAGATGAG CGAGCACCATGCCCCGACCTCCTCCATGGATCTCCAACCGTGTACAAGGCCTCCTCTGAGACGAACGTAGACAAGGTCCCTGGAGTCGACAG TACCTTGGCAGTGTCAATTACCCAGGAATCTGCACTGTGCGACAGTCTGCA GTCAGAAGGTATTGCCAAGGCAGGCAGTGTGGACAACCTGGACAGCACTGAGAAG AGCAAAAGCAGCGACGCGGCCGACACGATCGTCAGCTTGCCGCCCAAGTCTCCCACCCCCACCGAAGACGAAAGCTTCGGCTCCAGGAAAGCTCGCTCGTCGTTCGGTCGTGGCTTCTTCAAGATCAAGGGGGGCAAAAGGACGGCCAGTGCACCAAATCTGG ACCGTGGCCGGAGCGCGAGCGTGCCGACGTTAG CAGAAACAGAGCGGGAGGGCACCGAGCACCTGGACCTTGCAGGAATACCTCGCCGGACAAGTGACAGCGACAGCACAAACACCCTGCCTTCCTCGCCGGAGGGCAAGAAGAAATCCAAGGGGATCAAGAAGTTCTTCGGAAA GCTAAAGAGAAGTCAATCCACGACCTTCAACCCCGACGACGACATGTCCGAGACGGAGTTTAAGCGGGGTGGCGTGAGGTCCACCGCCGGACCCAGGCTTGGCTGGTCACGTGACCTGCAGAACACCAGAAA CGAGTTGGACACGCCCTTTGCCAGGTGGACGAAAGAGCAGGTGTGCAGCTGGCTGCAGGAGCAGGGCCTGGGCATGTACGTTCCTCAGGCCAGGCACTGGGTGCTCTCCGGGCAGACTCTACTGCAGGCGTCCCAGCAGGACCTGGAGAAG GAGATGGGCATCAAGCACCCCCTCCACAGAAAGAAGCTCCAGCTGGCCCTGCAGTCGCTGGGCTCTGAGGAGGATGATAACAAGGGCAAGCTGGACTACACCTGGGTGGCCA TGTGGCTGGATGACATCGGCCTGCCGCAGTACAAGACCCAGTTCGACGAGGGCAGGGTGGATGGACGCATGCTGCACTACATGACTGTG GATGACCTCCTGTCTCTGAAAGTGGGTAGCGTCCTCCATCATCTGAGCATCAAACGGGCCATCCAGGTGCTGCGCCTGAACCACTTTGAGCCGAACTGCCTGCGTCGGCGGCCCTCGGATGAG AACAATGTGACTCCAGCGGAGATTTCTCAGTGGACCAATCACCGGGTGATGGAGTGGCTGCGCTCTGTGGACCTGGCAGAGTATGCGCCCAACCTGCGGGGGAGTGGCGTCCACGGGGGGCTGATG GTCTTAGAGCCCCGGTTCAATGTGGAGACCCTGGCTCTGCTGCTCAACATTCCGCCAAACAAGACCTTGCTGCGGCGTCACCTGGCCACGCACTTCAACCTGCTGATAGGCCGTGAAGCCCAGCAGGCTAAGCAGGAGTGCCTGGAGGGACCTGACTATGTGCTGCTCACTGCGACTGCCAAAGTGAAG CCCAGGAAGCTGACCTTCGGGACCTTCGGCAGGCTACGGAGCAAGAGGCACGAGGAGAGCGAGGAGTACATCTGCCCCATGGACATGGAGATGCCCAAGGGTAGCAGCTTTCTGAGAGGACACCGGATCTATGACGATGAGCTGGACCGGCTAGAGCAG ATGGAAGATTCAGAAGGAACTGTGAGGCAAATTGGTGCCTTCTCTGAGGGTATTAATAACCTGACA AGCATGCTAAAGGACGATGAGCTCTTTAAGGAGCTGTCAGCGTGCTCACCTGGCTCCAGCATGATGGGTGAGGACTTGTGA
- the ppfibp1b gene encoding liprin-beta-1b isoform X3: protein MMSDASDMLAAALEQMDGIIAGSKALDYTNGIFDCQSPTSPYMGSLRALHLAEDLRASLEIMGTEERESLRCQIPNSTSEYLMEWLQGPLTNGHISLGGDVYQERLGRLESDKESLILQVSVLTDQVEAQGEKIRDLDLCLEEHREKLNATEEMLQQELLSRTSLETQKLALMAEVSNLNMKLTTMGKDPLEFDDGFRDSEGLIQEISELRYRVKEIEDERLQYEKKLKSTKSLMAKLSSLKIKVGQIQYEKQRKDLKIQALKDDLGTLKRQLENRDVELERLQGEAHFQSTESREGAEKDFEVQKMKKAVESLMAANEEKDRKIEELRQSLNRYKKVQDMVMSVQGKKDKLKDGDSDETYSDASASLMASVAAELEKPSSPIFEDMIRKSPDERAPCPDLLHGSPTVYKASSETNVDKVPGVDSTLAVSITQESALCDSLQSEGIAKAGSVDNLDSTEKSKSSDAADTIVSLPPKSPTPTEDESFGSRKARSSFGRGFFKIKGGKRTASAPNLDRGRSASVPTLAETEREGTEHLDLAGIPRRTSDSDSTNTLPSSPEGKKKSKGIKKFFGKLKRSQSTTFNPDDDMSETEFKRGGVRSTAGPRLGWSRDLQNTRNELDTPFARWTKEQVCSWLQEQGLGMYVPQARHWVLSGQTLLQASQQDLEKEMGIKHPLHRKKLQLALQSLGSEEDDNKGKLDYTWVAMWLDDIGLPQYKTQFDEGRVDGRMLHYMTVDDLLSLKVGSVLHHLSIKRAIQVLRLNHFEPNCLRRRPSDENNVTPAEISQWTNHRVMEWLRSVDLAEYAPNLRGSGVHGGLMVLEPRFNVETLALLLNIPPNKTLLRRHLATHFNLLIGREAQQAKQECLEGPDYVLLTATAKVKPRKLTFGTFGRLRSKRHEESEEYICPMDMEMPKGSSFLRGHRIYDDELDRLEQMEDSEGTVRQIGAFSEGINNLTSMLKDDELFKELSACSPGSSMMGEDL from the exons ATGATGTCTGATGCCAGTGATATGTTGGCAGCAGCCTTGGAGCAGATGGATGGGATCATTGCAG GCTCCAAGGCGCTGGATTACACCAATGGCATCTTCGACTGCCAATCGCCAACGTCTCCTTACATGGGCAGCTTGCGTGCGCTACACCTGGCAGAGGACCTGCGGGCATCGCTGGAGATCATGGGCACCGAGGAGCGAGAGAGCCTGCGCTGTCAAATCCCCAACTCCACCTCTGAGTACCTGATGGAGTGGCTGCAGGGACCCCTG ACAAACGGACACATTTCTCTCGGGGGTGATGTCTACCAGGAGAGACTTGGACGATTGGAGAGTGACAAAGAGTCGCTGATCTTGCAG gtgaGTGTGTTGACAGACCAGGTGGAAGCGCAGGGAGAAAAGATCCGGGACTTGGACCTGTGCCTTGAGGAACACCGGGAAAAGCTGAATGCAACAGAGGAAATGCTGCAACAG GAGCTGTTGAGCAGAACCTCTCTGGAGACGCAGAAGTTGGCCCTGATGGCCGAGGTCTCCAACCTGAACATGAAGCTCACCACTATGGGGAAGGACCCGCTGGAATTTGATGATGGGTTCAGGGACAGTGAG GGATTGATCCAGGAAATCAGTGAGCTGAGGTACAGAGTGAAAGAAATTGAGGACGAACGACTGCAATATGAGAAAAAACTGAAATCCACCAAG TCTCTAATGGCTAAACTCTCTAGCCTGAAAATCAAAGTTGGGCAGATACAATatgagaaacagaggaaggacCTCAAAATCCAAGCCCTGAAG GATGACTTGGGAACACTGAAGAGGCAGCTGGAAAACCGAGACGTAGAGCTGGAGAGACTGCAGGGCGAGGCGCACTTCCAATCGACGGAAAGCAGGGAAGGAGCGGAGAAAG ACTTCGAAGTACAGAAAATGAAGAAGGCTGTGGAGTCACTGATGGCGGCGAACGAGGAGAAG GATCGCAAGATCGAGGAGCTACGACAGTCGCTAAATCGCTATAAGAAGGTCCAAGACATGGTGATGTCTGTACAGGGAAAAAAAG ACAAGCTGAAAGATGGGGACAGTGATGAGACCTACAGTGACGCCTCTGCATCTCTGATGGCTtctgtggctgctgagctggaGAAGCCGTCCTCCCCAATTTTTGAGGACATGATCAGAAAAAGCCCAGATGAG CGAGCACCATGCCCCGACCTCCTCCATGGATCTCCAACCGTGTACAAGGCCTCCTCTGAGACGAACGTAGACAAGGTCCCTGGAGTCGACAG TACCTTGGCAGTGTCAATTACCCAGGAATCTGCACTGTGCGACAGTCTGCA GTCAGAAGGTATTGCCAAGGCAGGCAGTGTGGACAACCTGGACAGCACTGAGAAG AGCAAAAGCAGCGACGCGGCCGACACGATCGTCAGCTTGCCGCCCAAGTCTCCCACCCCCACCGAAGACGAAAGCTTCGGCTCCAGGAAAGCTCGCTCGTCGTTCGGTCGTGGCTTCTTCAAGATCAAGGGGGGCAAAAGGACGGCCAGTGCACCAAATCTGG ACCGTGGCCGGAGCGCGAGCGTGCCGACGTTAG CAGAAACAGAGCGGGAGGGCACCGAGCACCTGGACCTTGCAGGAATACCTCGCCGGACAAGTGACAGCGACAGCACAAACACCCTGCCTTCCTCGCCGGAGGGCAAGAAGAAATCCAAGGGGATCAAGAAGTTCTTCGGAAA GCTAAAGAGAAGTCAATCCACGACCTTCAACCCCGACGACGACATGTCCGAGACGGAGTTTAAGCGGGGTGGCGTGAGGTCCACCGCCGGACCCAGGCTTGGCTGGTCACGTGACCTGCAGAACACCAGAAA CGAGTTGGACACGCCCTTTGCCAGGTGGACGAAAGAGCAGGTGTGCAGCTGGCTGCAGGAGCAGGGCCTGGGCATGTACGTTCCTCAGGCCAGGCACTGGGTGCTCTCCGGGCAGACTCTACTGCAGGCGTCCCAGCAGGACCTGGAGAAG GAGATGGGCATCAAGCACCCCCTCCACAGAAAGAAGCTCCAGCTGGCCCTGCAGTCGCTGGGCTCTGAGGAGGATGATAACAAGGGCAAGCTGGACTACACCTGGGTGGCCA TGTGGCTGGATGACATCGGCCTGCCGCAGTACAAGACCCAGTTCGACGAGGGCAGGGTGGATGGACGCATGCTGCACTACATGACTGTG GATGACCTCCTGTCTCTGAAAGTGGGTAGCGTCCTCCATCATCTGAGCATCAAACGGGCCATCCAGGTGCTGCGCCTGAACCACTTTGAGCCGAACTGCCTGCGTCGGCGGCCCTCGGATGAG AACAATGTGACTCCAGCGGAGATTTCTCAGTGGACCAATCACCGGGTGATGGAGTGGCTGCGCTCTGTGGACCTGGCAGAGTATGCGCCCAACCTGCGGGGGAGTGGCGTCCACGGGGGGCTGATG GTCTTAGAGCCCCGGTTCAATGTGGAGACCCTGGCTCTGCTGCTCAACATTCCGCCAAACAAGACCTTGCTGCGGCGTCACCTGGCCACGCACTTCAACCTGCTGATAGGCCGTGAAGCCCAGCAGGCTAAGCAGGAGTGCCTGGAGGGACCTGACTATGTGCTGCTCACTGCGACTGCCAAAGTGAAG CCCAGGAAGCTGACCTTCGGGACCTTCGGCAGGCTACGGAGCAAGAGGCACGAGGAGAGCGAGGAGTACATCTGCCCCATGGACATGGAGATGCCCAAGGGTAGCAGCTTTCTGAGAGGACACCGGATCTATGACGATGAGCTGGACCGGCTAGAGCAG ATGGAAGATTCAGAAGGAACTGTGAGGCAAATTGGTGCCTTCTCTGAGGGTATTAATAACCTGACA AGCATGCTAAAGGACGATGAGCTCTTTAAGGAGCTGTCAGCGTGCTCACCTGGCTCCAGCATGATGGGTGAGGACTTGTGA
- the ppfibp1b gene encoding liprin-beta-1b isoform X2: protein MMSDASDMLAAALEQMDGIIAGSKALDYTNGIFDCQSPTSPYMGSLRALHLAEDLRASLEIMGTEERESLRCQIPNSTSEYLMEWLQGPLTNGHISLGGDVYQERLGRLESDKESLILQVSVLTDQVEAQGEKIRDLDLCLEEHREKLNATEEMLQQELLSRTSLETQKLALMAEVSNLNMKLTTMGKDPLEFDDGFRDSEGLIQEISELRYRVKEIEDERLQYEKKLKSTKSLMAKLSSLKIKVGQIQYEKQRKDLKIQALKDDLGTLKRQLENRDVELERLQGEAHFQSTESREGAEKVSPTDESYKKKLKEKHFEVQKMKKAVESLMAANEEKDRKIEELRQSLNRYKKVQDMVMSVQGKKDKLKDGDSDETYSDASASLMASVAAELEKPSSPIFEDMIRKSPDERAPCPDLLHGSPTVYKASSETNVDKVPGVDSTLAVSITQESALCDSLQSEGIAKAGSVDNLDSTEKSKSSDAADTIVSLPPKSPTPTEDESFGSRKARSSFGRGFFKIKGGKRTASAPNLAETEREGTEHLDLAGIPRRTSDSDSTNTLPSSPEGKKKSKGIKKFFGKLKRSQSTTFNPDDDMSETEFKRGGVRSTAGPRLGWSRDLQNTRNELDTPFARWTKEQVCSWLQEQGLGMYVPQARHWVLSGQTLLQASQQDLEKEMGIKHPLHRKKLQLALQSLGSEEDDNKGKLDYTWVAMWLDDIGLPQYKTQFDEGRVDGRMLHYMTVDDLLSLKVGSVLHHLSIKRAIQVLRLNHFEPNCLRRRPSDENNVTPAEISQWTNHRVMEWLRSVDLAEYAPNLRGSGVHGGLMVLEPRFNVETLALLLNIPPNKTLLRRHLATHFNLLIGREAQQAKQECLEGPDYVLLTATAKVKPRKLTFGTFGRLRSKRHEESEEYICPMDMEMPKGSSFLRGHRIYDDELDRLEQMEDSEGTVRQIGAFSEGINNLTSMLKDDELFKELSACSPGSSMMGEDL, encoded by the exons ATGATGTCTGATGCCAGTGATATGTTGGCAGCAGCCTTGGAGCAGATGGATGGGATCATTGCAG GCTCCAAGGCGCTGGATTACACCAATGGCATCTTCGACTGCCAATCGCCAACGTCTCCTTACATGGGCAGCTTGCGTGCGCTACACCTGGCAGAGGACCTGCGGGCATCGCTGGAGATCATGGGCACCGAGGAGCGAGAGAGCCTGCGCTGTCAAATCCCCAACTCCACCTCTGAGTACCTGATGGAGTGGCTGCAGGGACCCCTG ACAAACGGACACATTTCTCTCGGGGGTGATGTCTACCAGGAGAGACTTGGACGATTGGAGAGTGACAAAGAGTCGCTGATCTTGCAG gtgaGTGTGTTGACAGACCAGGTGGAAGCGCAGGGAGAAAAGATCCGGGACTTGGACCTGTGCCTTGAGGAACACCGGGAAAAGCTGAATGCAACAGAGGAAATGCTGCAACAG GAGCTGTTGAGCAGAACCTCTCTGGAGACGCAGAAGTTGGCCCTGATGGCCGAGGTCTCCAACCTGAACATGAAGCTCACCACTATGGGGAAGGACCCGCTGGAATTTGATGATGGGTTCAGGGACAGTGAG GGATTGATCCAGGAAATCAGTGAGCTGAGGTACAGAGTGAAAGAAATTGAGGACGAACGACTGCAATATGAGAAAAAACTGAAATCCACCAAG TCTCTAATGGCTAAACTCTCTAGCCTGAAAATCAAAGTTGGGCAGATACAATatgagaaacagaggaaggacCTCAAAATCCAAGCCCTGAAG GATGACTTGGGAACACTGAAGAGGCAGCTGGAAAACCGAGACGTAGAGCTGGAGAGACTGCAGGGCGAGGCGCACTTCCAATCGACGGAAAGCAGGGAAGGAGCGGAGAAAG TCTCCCCCACAGATGAGTCTTATAAAAAGAAGCTGAAAGAAAAAC ACTTCGAAGTACAGAAAATGAAGAAGGCTGTGGAGTCACTGATGGCGGCGAACGAGGAGAAG GATCGCAAGATCGAGGAGCTACGACAGTCGCTAAATCGCTATAAGAAGGTCCAAGACATGGTGATGTCTGTACAGGGAAAAAAAG ACAAGCTGAAAGATGGGGACAGTGATGAGACCTACAGTGACGCCTCTGCATCTCTGATGGCTtctgtggctgctgagctggaGAAGCCGTCCTCCCCAATTTTTGAGGACATGATCAGAAAAAGCCCAGATGAG CGAGCACCATGCCCCGACCTCCTCCATGGATCTCCAACCGTGTACAAGGCCTCCTCTGAGACGAACGTAGACAAGGTCCCTGGAGTCGACAG TACCTTGGCAGTGTCAATTACCCAGGAATCTGCACTGTGCGACAGTCTGCA GTCAGAAGGTATTGCCAAGGCAGGCAGTGTGGACAACCTGGACAGCACTGAGAAG AGCAAAAGCAGCGACGCGGCCGACACGATCGTCAGCTTGCCGCCCAAGTCTCCCACCCCCACCGAAGACGAAAGCTTCGGCTCCAGGAAAGCTCGCTCGTCGTTCGGTCGTGGCTTCTTCAAGATCAAGGGGGGCAAAAGGACGGCCAGTGCACCAAATCTGG CAGAAACAGAGCGGGAGGGCACCGAGCACCTGGACCTTGCAGGAATACCTCGCCGGACAAGTGACAGCGACAGCACAAACACCCTGCCTTCCTCGCCGGAGGGCAAGAAGAAATCCAAGGGGATCAAGAAGTTCTTCGGAAA GCTAAAGAGAAGTCAATCCACGACCTTCAACCCCGACGACGACATGTCCGAGACGGAGTTTAAGCGGGGTGGCGTGAGGTCCACCGCCGGACCCAGGCTTGGCTGGTCACGTGACCTGCAGAACACCAGAAA CGAGTTGGACACGCCCTTTGCCAGGTGGACGAAAGAGCAGGTGTGCAGCTGGCTGCAGGAGCAGGGCCTGGGCATGTACGTTCCTCAGGCCAGGCACTGGGTGCTCTCCGGGCAGACTCTACTGCAGGCGTCCCAGCAGGACCTGGAGAAG GAGATGGGCATCAAGCACCCCCTCCACAGAAAGAAGCTCCAGCTGGCCCTGCAGTCGCTGGGCTCTGAGGAGGATGATAACAAGGGCAAGCTGGACTACACCTGGGTGGCCA TGTGGCTGGATGACATCGGCCTGCCGCAGTACAAGACCCAGTTCGACGAGGGCAGGGTGGATGGACGCATGCTGCACTACATGACTGTG GATGACCTCCTGTCTCTGAAAGTGGGTAGCGTCCTCCATCATCTGAGCATCAAACGGGCCATCCAGGTGCTGCGCCTGAACCACTTTGAGCCGAACTGCCTGCGTCGGCGGCCCTCGGATGAG AACAATGTGACTCCAGCGGAGATTTCTCAGTGGACCAATCACCGGGTGATGGAGTGGCTGCGCTCTGTGGACCTGGCAGAGTATGCGCCCAACCTGCGGGGGAGTGGCGTCCACGGGGGGCTGATG GTCTTAGAGCCCCGGTTCAATGTGGAGACCCTGGCTCTGCTGCTCAACATTCCGCCAAACAAGACCTTGCTGCGGCGTCACCTGGCCACGCACTTCAACCTGCTGATAGGCCGTGAAGCCCAGCAGGCTAAGCAGGAGTGCCTGGAGGGACCTGACTATGTGCTGCTCACTGCGACTGCCAAAGTGAAG CCCAGGAAGCTGACCTTCGGGACCTTCGGCAGGCTACGGAGCAAGAGGCACGAGGAGAGCGAGGAGTACATCTGCCCCATGGACATGGAGATGCCCAAGGGTAGCAGCTTTCTGAGAGGACACCGGATCTATGACGATGAGCTGGACCGGCTAGAGCAG ATGGAAGATTCAGAAGGAACTGTGAGGCAAATTGGTGCCTTCTCTGAGGGTATTAATAACCTGACA AGCATGCTAAAGGACGATGAGCTCTTTAAGGAGCTGTCAGCGTGCTCACCTGGCTCCAGCATGATGGGTGAGGACTTGTGA